The proteins below come from a single Aegilops tauschii subsp. strangulata cultivar AL8/78 chromosome 6, Aet v6.0, whole genome shotgun sequence genomic window:
- the LOC141025933 gene encoding uncharacterized protein, translating into MDFLQELVDIRDLHAGPWLVADDFNLLVNQEDKRNASINRRMMGRFRAKLNMLELKELYLNGRRYTWSNERRHATLEKIDHVFVSNEWDEAFPTCFLSALGTAISDHCPLMLDMNMEVHTRRRFKFESFWVKADGFMDTVQAAWNSVPVASNAYLTLHDKLKATAMALQRWSDRWIGNVKLQICIALEVINRLDIAMDDRQLSEAEMGLRKCLKRKLLGLCSLERSIARQRSRLLQLRDGDGNARLFHQQASHRQRKNTIRMVRHNGNIYTGQDSVAAAVDDYYGEAFGSCETRRHALNLEALGLPRLDLAHLEEPFSMEEVEKHRGWENKYFCQLCMRNLESSDHLFWHCNFSRSVWSAMATWHGCYALRQNSWSHHKNAMEVMKAIIQNTETAQERIKSIAMLMLWEI; encoded by the exons ATGGACTTCCTTCAGGAGCTGGTGGATATTAGAGACCTGCATGCGGGCCCGTGGCTCGTGGCCGACGACTTTAACCTGCTGGTCAATCAGGAGGACAAGAGAAACGCGTCGATAAACCGCAGAATGATGGGTAGATTTCGGGCAAAACTCAATATGCTCGAGTTGAAGGAGCTGTACTTAAACGGTAGGCGCTATACGTGGTCGAATGAAAGACGGCATGCAACGCTCGAGAAGATTGATCATGTTTTCGTGTCCAATGAGTGGGATGAGGCATTTCCCACGTGTTTCCTCTCGGCTTTGGGAACTGCCATCTCGGACCACTGCCCGTTGATGCTGGACATGAATATGGAGGTGCACACGCGTAGGAGGTTCAAGTTTGAATCGTTTTGGGTGAAGGCGGATGGTTTCATGGATACGGTGCAAGCAGCGTGGAACTCGGTCCCGGTGGCATCAAACGCTTACCTCACGTTGCATGACAAGTTGAAAGCCACGGCCATGGCTCTTCAGAGGTGGAGTGATAGATGGATTGGCAATGTGAAGCTGCAAATATGCATTGCATTGGAAGTGATAAATCGTCTGGATATAGCCATGGACGATCGTCAACTATCTGAGGCTGAGATGGGGCTCCGTAAGTGCTTGAAAAGGAAGTTGTTGGGCTTGTGCTCTCTTGAACGATCTATTGCTCGGCAGAGGTCGAGGTTGCTTCAGCTGCGAGATGGGGATGGCAATGCTAGGTTGTTCCACCAACAAGCAAGTCACCGGCAGAGGAAGAACACCATCAGAATGGTGCGGCACAATGGGAATATATACACGGGCCAGGATAGTGTGGCAGCTGCGGTGGATGATTATTATGGTGAGGCTTTCGGGTCCTGTGAAACGAGGAGGCACGCGCTTAACTTGGAGGCTCTAGGCTTACCACGGTTGGACCTTGCTCACCTTGAGGAGCCCTTTTCCATGGAGGAAGTTGAGAAG CATCGCGGGTGGGAGAACAAGTACTTCTGCCAGCTTTGCATGAGGAACTTGGAAAGCTCTGACCACCTCTTCTGGCACTGCAACTTCTCTCGCTCGGTGTGGAGCGCAATGGCAACCTGGCATGGCTGCTATGCGCTTCGTCAAAATTCATGGTCGCACCACAAGAATGCAATGGAGGTTATGAAGGCCATCATTCAGAACACTGAAACGGCACAGGAAAGGATCAAGTCGATTGCCATGCTCATGCTCTGGGAGATATGA
- the LOC109759859 gene encoding AT-hook motif nuclear-localized protein 18 encodes MDPVTASIHGHHLPPPFNTRDFHHHLQQQQLHLKSEDDHGGGSPFGGHGTKHGHEDDENSGNGNGSGGELALISPSGGGLQDGGENGSRRPRGRPAGSKNKPKPPIIITRDSANTLRTHVMEVAGGCDISESITAFARRRQRGVCVLSGAGTVTNVTLRQPASQGAVVALHGRFEILSLSGSFLPPPAPPEATGLTVYLAGGKGQVVGGTVVGSLTAAGPVVIMSASFANAVYERLPLEEDELLAAQGQADSTGMLAAGQQASQMAGGDVDPSLFEGLPPNLLGNVQLPPEAAGYRWNPGTAGGRPSPF; translated from the coding sequence ATGGATCCGGTTACTGCATCCATCCACGGTCACCATCTTCCTCCACCCTTCAACACCCGTGATTTCCATCACCAtctccagcagcagcagctgcaTCTCAAGTCGGAGGACGACCATGGCGGCGGCTCTCCGTTCGGAGGCCACGGCACCAAGCACGGCCACGAGGATGACGAGAACAGTGGCAACGGCAACGGCAGCGGCGGTGAGCTTGCTCTGATTTCCCCTTCAGGTGGCGGACTGCAGGATGGAGGCGAGAACGGATCGCGCCGACCGAGGGGCCGCCCGGCCGGGTCCAAGAACAAGCCGAAGCCTCCAATCATCATTACGCGGGACAGCGCTAACACGCTCCGGACGCACGTCATGGAGGTCGCGGGCGGGTGCGACATCTCCGAGAGCATCACGGCGTTCGCCCGCCGCCGGCAACGCGGGGTCTGCGTGCTGAGCGGCGCGGGCACCGTGACCAACGTCACGCTGCGGCAGCCTGCCTCGCAGGGCGCGGTTGTCGCCCTCCACGGCCGGTTCGAGATACTCTCACTGTCTGGCTCCTTCCTACCCCCTCCAGCACCACCGGAAGCCACGGGGCTCACCGTCTACCTTGCCGGCGGGAAGGGGCAGGTGGTGGGCGGCACCGTTGTCGGCTCGCTGACAGCCGCGGGGCCGGTGGTGATAATGTCAGCTTCCTTCGCGAACGCTGTCTACGAGCGATTGCCGTTGGAGGAAGACGAGTTGCTTGCAGCGCAAGGGCAGGCAGACAGCACCGGGATGCTGGCTGCGGGGCAGCAAGCATCTCAGATGGCCGGCGGAGACGTGGATCCAAGCCTCTTCGAAGGGCTGCCACCGAACCTCCTCGGCAACGTGCAGCTCCCGCCTGAAGCCGCCGGCTACAGATGGAACCCAGGCACAGCCGGTGGCCGCCCGTCACCGTTCTAA